From Planctomycetota bacterium, the proteins below share one genomic window:
- the ribD gene encoding bifunctional diaminohydroxyphosphoribosylaminopyrimidine deaminase/5-amino-6-(5-phosphoribosylamino)uracil reductase RibD has product MSTPPHPRPNDPRPNNRRFLELAARAGLRGFGRVEPNPMVGAVLVRDGVVLGIGHHRRFGGVHAERAAIDAARGNGHDLRGATLYVTLEPCAAPGRNPPCTGLVLDAGIAEVVYARSDPHPQKGGGAALLRDAGVTVRLCTDSPLASGLAEPFIKRTTTDQPWVIAKWAQTIDGRVATRSGESKWISGERARRRVHALRTRVDAILTGSGTVIADDPQLTPRNVTVVRRPVRVVADTDLDIPAHSALVRTARETPTCILCDRELLTASIAARVRGDLQDAGVRLIGVRASANGRGIDLRDALAALRREMNVSTVLVEAGPGLVGGLIDADLVDEAVVYIAPLLLGDELARAVAVGRVAESLSAARRLTLWRSKVVGGDVELTYRRDVPPRDHRTSPS; this is encoded by the coding sequence GTGAGCACGCCTCCCCACCCGCGGCCGAACGACCCGCGCCCGAACAACCGGCGCTTCCTCGAACTCGCCGCCCGCGCGGGGCTGCGCGGGTTCGGACGTGTCGAGCCCAACCCGATGGTGGGGGCGGTGCTCGTGCGCGACGGCGTTGTGCTCGGCATCGGGCACCACCGGCGGTTCGGGGGCGTGCACGCCGAGCGCGCCGCGATCGACGCCGCCCGCGGGAACGGGCACGACCTCCGCGGCGCGACGCTCTACGTCACCCTCGAGCCCTGCGCCGCCCCGGGACGCAACCCGCCCTGCACCGGGCTCGTGCTCGACGCCGGCATCGCAGAGGTGGTCTACGCGCGCTCCGACCCGCATCCGCAGAAGGGGGGCGGGGCGGCCCTGCTCCGCGACGCGGGCGTCACCGTGCGCCTCTGCACCGATAGCCCGCTCGCGAGCGGGCTCGCCGAGCCGTTCATCAAGCGCACGACCACCGACCAGCCCTGGGTCATCGCCAAGTGGGCGCAGACCATCGACGGGCGCGTCGCCACCCGCAGCGGCGAGAGCAAGTGGATCTCCGGCGAGCGCGCCCGCCGGCGCGTCCACGCCTTGCGCACCCGCGTCGACGCCATCCTCACCGGCAGCGGCACTGTGATCGCCGACGATCCGCAGCTCACGCCGCGCAACGTGACGGTCGTGCGCCGGCCCGTCCGCGTCGTCGCCGACACCGACCTCGACATCCCGGCGCACAGCGCGCTCGTCCGCACGGCCCGCGAGACGCCCACCTGCATCCTGTGCGATCGCGAGCTGCTCACCGCGTCCATCGCCGCCCGCGTCCGGGGCGACCTTCAGGACGCCGGCGTGCGACTCATCGGCGTCCGCGCGTCGGCCAACGGGCGCGGCATCGACCTGCGCGACGCGCTCGCCGCCCTGCGGCGCGAAATGAACGTCTCCACCGTGCTCGTCGAGGCCGGCCCCGGCCTCGTCGGGGGCCTCATCGACGCCGACCTCGTCGACGAGGCGGTCGTGTACATCGCGCCGCTGCTGCTGGGCGACGAACTCGCCCGCGCCGTCGCGGTGGGGCGCGTCGCCGAGTCGCTCAGCGCCGCCCGGCGCCTCACGCTGTGGCGATCGAAGGTGGTGGGGGGCGACGTCGAACTCACCTACCGCCGGGACGTCCCGCCGCGCGACCACCGCACGAGCCCGTCCTGA